A section of the Candidatus Methylomirabilota bacterium genome encodes:
- a CDS encoding TRAP transporter large permease — protein MIGLILFGGMFTLVVLNMPIGFALGVASVAGMLYIGDLPMTLAAQRMVVALDSFPLLAAPLFMLTGELMTVGGSARRIVEFSSALVGHIRGSLAHVTVLSSMLFSGISGSATADTAAVGSLMIPAMIRKGYDPDFATAIQASAGTMGPIIPPSVLMVIFGYLSGVSVGALFLGGVIPGILIGLSLMLVTYLYARTGGAAYRGDQAASLRHVVRTGIRALPALGLVLIIMAGILGGVFTPTEAAAVAVFYGLFVELVLYRELRVRDLPAILRRAATVAAMVMFIVAISGLFGWVMTSEEIPQAFTRMLLSISSSTAVTLLLINVLVLIAGTSLESTATLLIITPILMPVVQDLGLDPVHFGVVLVVGLCIGMVTPPVAVTLFVACGLSGRSVTTVLRPLAPQLLIMIVVLLLITYVPTLVTFLPRLFN, from the coding sequence ATGATCGGGCTGATTCTCTTTGGTGGGATGTTCACCCTCGTCGTGCTCAACATGCCGATCGGCTTTGCCCTCGGGGTGGCGTCCGTCGCCGGGATGCTCTACATCGGCGACCTGCCGATGACCCTGGCTGCCCAGCGGATGGTCGTGGCGCTCGACAGCTTCCCGCTGCTCGCGGCGCCATTGTTCATGCTCACGGGTGAGCTGATGACCGTCGGAGGATCCGCCCGGCGGATCGTCGAGTTCTCGTCGGCACTCGTAGGCCACATCCGGGGCAGCCTGGCCCACGTCACGGTCTTGTCGTCCATGCTATTCTCCGGCATCTCGGGCTCGGCCACCGCGGACACGGCGGCCGTCGGCTCGCTCATGATCCCGGCCATGATCCGGAAGGGGTACGACCCGGATTTCGCCACCGCGATCCAGGCGTCGGCCGGCACGATGGGGCCCATCATTCCCCCGAGCGTCCTGATGGTGATCTTCGGCTATCTGAGCGGCGTGTCCGTGGGGGCGCTGTTCCTGGGCGGCGTGATCCCCGGAATCCTGATCGGGTTGTCGCTCATGCTCGTGACGTACCTGTACGCGCGGACCGGGGGCGCGGCCTATCGGGGTGACCAAGCCGCAAGCCTCCGCCATGTGGTCCGGACCGGGATCCGGGCGCTCCCCGCGCTGGGGCTGGTGCTGATCATCATGGCCGGGATCCTCGGCGGCGTGTTCACGCCGACCGAGGCCGCCGCGGTCGCCGTGTTCTATGGGCTCTTCGTCGAGTTGGTCCTTTACCGTGAGCTCAGAGTTCGCGACCTGCCCGCGATCCTGCGCCGAGCGGCCACCGTCGCCGCCATGGTGATGTTCATCGTGGCGATCTCGGGGTTGTTCGGCTGGGTCATGACGAGTGAGGAGATCCCCCAGGCCTTCACCCGGATGCTCCTGTCCATCTCCTCCAGTACGGCGGTCACTCTGCTACTGATCAATGTCCTGGTGTTGATCGCCGGCACCTCGCTCGAGAGCACCGCGACCCTGCTGATCATCACGCCGATCCTGATGCCCGTCGTGCAGGACCTGGGACTGGATCCCGTCCACTTCGGGGTTGTGCTCGTCGTGGGACTCTGCATCGGCATGGTCACGCCGCCCGTCGCGGTGACCCTGTTCGTGGCGTGCGGGCTGTCGGGCCGGTCGGTCACGACGGTGCTTCGTCCCTTGGCGCCACAGTTGTTGATCATGATCGTCGTGCTTCTGCTGATCACCTACGTGCCCACGCTCGTCACGTTCCTCCCGCGCCTCTTCAACTGA
- a CDS encoding TRAP transporter small permease, translating to MEALLRVKRRVDVAVDGLVRLLLALFASVIFVGVITRYFFNLPLAWSEEVSRFSFVWLSLLGAETCLRERGHLGVDLFMQYVPASLGRAVGVGVLVAMGVLLGVLFIGGIELTRVTHAQASPALGMPMSYVYAAVPLGAGLMLLEIGIQALGGQSLAGEPTGPGERRAPHA from the coding sequence GTGGAGGCCCTGCTTCGCGTCAAGCGCCGGGTGGACGTGGCCGTGGACGGACTCGTGCGGCTTCTGCTGGCGTTGTTTGCCTCGGTGATCTTCGTCGGCGTCATCACGCGGTACTTCTTCAACCTCCCGCTCGCCTGGTCCGAGGAGGTGTCTCGCTTCAGCTTCGTCTGGCTGTCGCTGCTGGGGGCGGAAACGTGTCTGAGGGAGCGCGGCCATCTCGGGGTGGACCTCTTCATGCAGTATGTGCCGGCGTCCCTCGGCCGGGCGGTTGGAGTCGGCGTCCTGGTCGCGATGGGCGTGCTCCTCGGCGTGCTGTTCATCGGCGGGATCGAGCTCACCCGAGTGACCCACGCGCAGGCATCGCCGGCCCTCGGCATGCCCATGAGCTACGTCTACGCCGCGGTGCCCCTCGGTGCGGGGCTGATGCTCCTGGAGATCGGCATTCAGGCCCTGGGCGGCCAGAGCCTTGCCGGGGAACCGACGGGTCCCGGTGAGCGCCGGGCTCCACACGCCTAG
- a CDS encoding TRAP transporter substrate-binding protein, with amino-acid sequence MIKLGHVVPVENPYHLGAAEFAQKVAEKSKGRIEVKIFPNSQLGNERDLAEGLQLGTLQMAVTANAPLSRYAPRVLLFDLPFIFRDDDHWDKVVGGPLGKGLRDELTGKGLRPLAYWDGGWRGPYARRPIKSLDDIKGMKFRTMESPMHISIYTALGARGVPMSSAEQYSALQQGVVDGGDSPPVFYKQLKHYEVAKHLTLLPLFKLTVELLVSEKFYSALSPDLQRALQEAADEATPSQRRAQRELDQRIIDDLKKEGVQVYTVSAAEREKFTRAMAAVWKEYEDKVGKDKIQAVLETK; translated from the coding sequence GTGATCAAGCTGGGGCACGTCGTGCCGGTCGAAAACCCGTATCACCTCGGCGCCGCGGAGTTTGCCCAGAAGGTGGCCGAGAAGAGCAAGGGACGCATCGAGGTCAAGATCTTCCCCAACAGTCAGCTCGGAAACGAGCGCGACCTCGCCGAAGGCCTGCAGCTCGGCACCCTGCAGATGGCGGTGACGGCCAATGCGCCGCTCAGCCGGTACGCGCCTCGCGTGTTGCTCTTCGACCTGCCGTTCATCTTCCGCGACGACGACCACTGGGACAAAGTCGTCGGGGGGCCGCTCGGCAAGGGGCTCCGTGACGAGCTGACCGGCAAGGGCCTGCGGCCGTTGGCGTACTGGGACGGGGGATGGCGCGGCCCCTACGCCCGGCGGCCGATCAAGAGCCTGGACGACATCAAGGGGATGAAGTTCCGGACGATGGAAAGTCCCATGCACATCTCGATCTACACGGCGCTCGGCGCCCGGGGCGTGCCGATGAGCTCGGCCGAGCAGTACTCCGCGCTCCAGCAGGGCGTCGTGGACGGGGGTGACAGCCCGCCCGTCTTCTACAAGCAGTTGAAGCACTACGAGGTCGCGAAGCACCTGACGCTGCTCCCGCTCTTCAAGCTGACGGTGGAGCTCCTGGTGAGCGAGAAGTTCTACAGCGCGCTCAGCCCTGACCTGCAGCGGGCGCTCCAGGAAGCGGCCGATGAGGCCACCCCGTCTCAGCGGCGGGCTCAGCGCGAGCTCGATCAGCGGATCATCGACGACCTGAAGAAGGAAGGCGTCCAGGTCTATACGGTGAGCGCGGCCGAGCGAGAGAAGTTCACGCGCGCCATGGCGGCGGTCTGGAAGGAATACGAGGACAAGGTCGGAAAGGACAAGATCCAGGCGGTGCTCGAGACGAAGTAA
- a CDS encoding amidohydrolase family protein, whose amino-acid sequence MPSASGWPVIDSHGHIGVSSTCTFIAEEELIPWMDRGGIDIQFVFQVNQGACHRSPDWNPYIGNDYVARIQRMFPGRVVGLGTINPWLQPPRAYSYPWDRRGQAFDRVTRNIALEECERIIQTLGLRGIKMHPREHGYPVNHWTVRQIMEKLTSLQSQTGTPLAIVVHGAADSTYNTPEAIADLAKDFPELLFLMAHAGYIWGGKTVAHVVGPYPNVLLDLTACPEWATVKEAHECYGAARFVAGSDCPFASPAVKHAIVESIFADPDERALVLGGNLARRLGLKT is encoded by the coding sequence ATGCCCTCCGCAAGCGGTTGGCCGGTGATCGACAGCCACGGCCACATCGGCGTGAGCTCCACGTGCACGTTCATCGCCGAGGAGGAGCTCATCCCCTGGATGGATCGAGGCGGCATCGACATCCAGTTCGTCTTTCAGGTGAACCAGGGTGCCTGCCACCGCTCGCCGGACTGGAACCCCTACATCGGGAATGATTACGTCGCCAGGATCCAGCGGATGTTCCCCGGTCGTGTGGTCGGTCTCGGAACCATCAACCCGTGGCTCCAGCCGCCGCGGGCCTACAGCTATCCCTGGGATCGACGGGGCCAGGCGTTCGATCGGGTCACGCGCAACATCGCCCTCGAGGAGTGCGAACGGATCATCCAGACCCTCGGCCTGCGGGGCATCAAGATGCATCCGCGCGAGCACGGATACCCCGTCAACCACTGGACCGTGCGGCAGATCATGGAGAAGCTCACGAGCCTCCAAAGCCAGACGGGAACGCCGCTGGCGATCGTCGTCCATGGCGCGGCGGATTCGACGTACAACACGCCGGAGGCGATCGCTGACTTGGCGAAGGACTTTCCGGAGCTGCTCTTCCTGATGGCGCACGCCGGGTATATCTGGGGAGGGAAGACCGTCGCCCACGTGGTGGGGCCGTACCCGAACGTGTTACTGGACCTTACGGCGTGTCCTGAGTGGGCGACCGTCAAGGAAGCCCACGAGTGTTACGGGGCAGCCCGGTTCGTCGCCGGGAGCGATTGCCCGTTCGCGTCACCGGCGGTGAAGCACGCGATCGTGGAGAGCATCTTTGCCGACCCCGACGAACGAGCCCTCGTCCTCGGCGGCAACCTCGCCCGGCGGCTCGGCCTGAAGACCTGA
- a CDS encoding GntR family transcriptional regulator has protein sequence MIALQIPRVKRLSLAGQVYGRLRRLITHHELEPGQKLGLVEVAEKLEVSLTPLREALFKLEREGFVVHQPNRGYFVAEITADEARELFEAREAIETYAVTVGIPRASEADLRALSQATENYGRAVDKPERDRFLEDKRLHLSLVALAGNQLLLRMLEQIFDRIIMKLRISELPRERGPAAHKEHQAILAAVTRRDPEKTTRLLRAHLATSKGYILAFLTRPGGGRPREQA, from the coding sequence GTGATCGCCCTCCAAATCCCTCGGGTCAAGCGATTGAGCCTGGCCGGCCAGGTGTACGGCCGGCTGAGGCGGCTCATCACCCACCATGAGCTGGAGCCGGGCCAGAAGCTGGGTTTGGTCGAGGTGGCCGAGAAGCTCGAAGTGAGCCTGACCCCCCTTCGCGAGGCCCTGTTCAAGCTCGAGCGGGAAGGTTTCGTCGTGCATCAGCCCAATCGGGGTTATTTCGTGGCCGAGATCACGGCCGACGAAGCCCGAGAGCTCTTCGAGGCGCGCGAGGCGATCGAAACCTACGCCGTGACCGTCGGGATCCCGCGCGCGAGCGAGGCAGACCTCAGGGCGCTGAGCCAGGCGACCGAAAACTACGGCCGTGCGGTCGACAAGCCCGAGCGGGATCGGTTCCTGGAAGACAAGAGGCTCCATCTCAGTCTCGTGGCTCTGGCCGGCAACCAATTGCTCCTCCGCATGCTCGAGCAGATCTTCGACCGGATCATCATGAAGCTCCGCATCAGTGAGCTGCCGCGGGAACGGGGTCCCGCCGCCCACAAGGAACACCAGGCGATCCTGGCGGCGGTGACGAGGCGGGATCCCGAGAAGACGACCCGGCTGCTCCGCGCTCATCTGGCCACGTCGAAAGGGTACATCCTGGCGTTCCTCACGCGCCCGGGCGGCGGGCGGCCGCGGGAGCAAGCCTGA
- a CDS encoding branched-chain amino acid ABC transporter permease has protein sequence MTDVLQLFVAGVSIGAIYALAAIGFVLLWQTSNTINFAQGEFVVLPAFVMVLFLTVFRLPFAAAFVATLLVSTLLLGLLVKKVLVDRLLRAGVLPLVIATIGLSMLIRYSLQQFWTPLALPFPAIFSRVPIRLGGVIVSPEELMNVLTAALVIGALQLFIRRTKLGWAMQAVAQNRGLASVLGINVSRLVALTFMLNAALTAVAAILIAPVYLVKYDLGIGLGLKAFYAAIIGGFNQIRGALLGGLLVGLVETYSAAYISNQFRDAFALVILIGVLLFKPEGLWGVREEWA, from the coding sequence ATGACGGACGTCCTCCAGCTCTTCGTGGCCGGTGTCTCCATCGGCGCCATTTATGCCCTGGCGGCGATCGGCTTCGTGCTCCTGTGGCAGACCTCCAACACCATCAACTTCGCCCAGGGCGAGTTCGTCGTGCTCCCGGCATTCGTGATGGTCCTGTTCCTGACCGTGTTCCGCCTGCCCTTCGCCGCCGCGTTCGTGGCCACGCTGCTCGTGTCGACCCTGCTTCTCGGCCTGCTGGTCAAGAAGGTGCTGGTGGACCGGCTGCTCCGGGCCGGGGTCTTGCCTCTGGTGATCGCCACCATCGGCCTGAGCATGCTGATCCGCTACTCGCTCCAGCAGTTCTGGACCCCGCTGGCCTTGCCGTTCCCGGCGATCTTCTCCCGGGTGCCGATCCGCCTGGGCGGCGTGATCGTCTCCCCCGAGGAGCTGATGAACGTCCTCACCGCCGCCCTCGTCATCGGGGCCCTGCAGCTCTTCATCCGGCGGACGAAGCTGGGGTGGGCCATGCAGGCCGTGGCCCAGAACCGGGGCCTCGCGTCGGTGCTGGGGATCAATGTCTCCCGGCTGGTGGCCTTGACCTTCATGCTGAACGCGGCGCTGACCGCGGTGGCGGCGATCCTGATCGCCCCCGTCTATCTCGTGAAGTACGACCTCGGCATCGGGCTCGGCCTGAAGGCGTTCTACGCGGCGATCATCGGCGGCTTCAACCAGATCCGGGGCGCGCTGCTGGGCGGGCTGCTGGTGGGGCTGGTCGAGACCTATTCGGCGGCCTACATCTCGAACCAGTTCCGCGACGCCTTCGCCCTCGTCATCCTGATCGGCGTCCTCCTGTTCAAGCCCGAGGGGCTCTGGGGCGTCCGGGAAGAGTGGGCGTAG
- a CDS encoding branched-chain amino acid ABC transporter permease, with protein sequence MRAWRTLGVLAGAAVLLLVPLALEQYKLYLASLTLVYLIMAIGLNLTLGYAGQISLAHAAFMSFGAYAVAILGPLGVPFEAGLLAGALIAFFWGCLLGFPALKVKHHYLAMVTLGFNIIVFLVLRNWESLSSGSFGISGIARPRWGPVGFQSDRAYYYYILGWTLLVVASAHWILHSRWGRAFRAIRENEMRAQVVGVSLRNYKVMAFAIGSAYAGVGGALFAPLLGYIDPGAFSLDRSIQFLMMVVMGGLGRFEGPFIGAAVVTLLPEALRASEGLYLIIFSLSVILMMLFMPRGLVGVWDWLIARVTRRGLGPAHPPAPPEPATIVEPK encoded by the coding sequence ATGCGGGCCTGGCGGACGCTGGGGGTCCTGGCGGGAGCGGCGGTCCTCCTGCTGGTCCCGCTGGCGCTCGAGCAGTACAAGCTCTACCTGGCCAGCCTGACGCTGGTCTACCTGATCATGGCGATCGGCCTGAACCTGACCCTGGGCTACGCGGGACAGATCTCCCTGGCCCACGCGGCGTTCATGTCCTTCGGGGCCTACGCGGTGGCGATCCTCGGCCCCCTGGGCGTGCCGTTCGAGGCCGGCCTCCTCGCCGGCGCCCTCATCGCGTTCTTCTGGGGATGCCTGCTCGGGTTCCCGGCCCTCAAGGTCAAGCACCACTACCTGGCCATGGTGACCCTGGGCTTCAACATCATCGTGTTCCTGGTGCTCCGGAACTGGGAGTCGCTCAGCAGCGGCTCCTTCGGGATCTCGGGAATCGCGCGACCCCGATGGGGCCCCGTCGGGTTCCAGTCGGACCGCGCGTACTACTACTACATCCTGGGCTGGACCCTGCTGGTGGTCGCCTCGGCCCACTGGATCCTTCACTCCCGGTGGGGGCGGGCCTTCCGGGCCATCCGGGAGAACGAGATGCGGGCCCAGGTGGTCGGCGTGAGTCTGCGGAACTACAAGGTCATGGCCTTCGCCATCGGCTCGGCCTACGCCGGGGTCGGCGGTGCGTTGTTCGCCCCGTTGCTCGGCTACATCGACCCCGGAGCCTTTAGCCTGGACCGGTCCATCCAGTTCCTGATGATGGTGGTCATGGGTGGGCTGGGGCGCTTCGAGGGGCCGTTCATCGGGGCGGCCGTGGTGACCCTCCTGCCCGAGGCGCTCCGGGCCTCCGAGGGGCTCTACCTCATCATCTTCTCGCTGTCGGTCATCCTCATGATGCTCTTCATGCCGAGAGGGCTGGTCGGCGTCTGGGACTGGCTGATCGCGAGGGTGACGCGCCGGGGGCTCGGTCCGGCCCACCCGCCGGCCCCGCCGGAGCCGGCCACGATCGTCGAGCCGAAGTAA
- a CDS encoding ABC transporter ATP-binding protein: MSLLEIDQLSKSFFHLSALSLVSLSVEPGDLLGVIGPNGSGKTTLFNCVTGVLRPSAGQVRFKGEDITRLRADAVCHRGISRTFQLIQLFPEMTVLENLLMAAQEQKGTLWSRLIRRDEREERDRALGLVDYLGLSGVKDQMAANLSYGQQKLLDFGMALMPDPPLILLDEPMAGVNPTMIQALVSHIRDLNRRGYTFVVIEHNMEVVMALCRRIVVLCQGEKIAEGTPAEIHDNPAVMDAYFGR, encoded by the coding sequence GTGTCGCTTCTGGAGATCGACCAGCTCAGCAAGAGCTTCTTCCATCTGTCGGCGCTCAGCCTGGTGAGCCTCAGCGTCGAGCCGGGTGATCTCCTGGGGGTGATCGGGCCGAACGGTTCCGGCAAGACCACCCTCTTCAACTGCGTGACCGGGGTCCTGCGCCCCTCGGCGGGCCAGGTGCGCTTCAAGGGCGAGGACATCACCCGGCTCAGGGCCGACGCCGTGTGCCATCGGGGGATCTCCCGCACCTTTCAGCTCATCCAGCTCTTCCCGGAGATGACCGTGCTGGAGAATCTGCTCATGGCGGCGCAGGAACAGAAGGGGACGCTGTGGAGCCGCCTGATCAGGCGGGACGAGAGGGAGGAGCGGGACCGGGCGCTCGGCCTGGTGGACTACCTGGGGCTCTCCGGGGTCAAGGACCAGATGGCGGCGAACCTCTCCTACGGGCAGCAGAAGCTCCTGGACTTCGGGATGGCGTTGATGCCCGACCCGCCGCTGATCCTGCTCGACGAGCCCATGGCCGGGGTGAATCCTACCATGATCCAGGCCCTGGTCAGCCACATCCGGGATCTGAACCGCCGGGGATATACCTTCGTCGTCATCGAGCACAACATGGAAGTGGTGATGGCGCTCTGCCGCCGCATCGTGGTCCTCTGCCAGGGCGAGAAGATCGCGGAGGGCACACCGGCGGAGATCCATGACAACCCGGCCGTCATGGATGCCTACTTCGGGCGCTAG
- a CDS encoding ABC transporter ATP-binding protein encodes MALLEVRDLHAGYGKMEILHGVSLAVEAGQVVSIIGPNGAGKSTVFRTVFGLLPARRGRVLFAGAEVTNRPPEALLRQGMAFVPQGRNVFPLMTVEQNLLLGAYIRRRSPELLDAVERVYGTFPVLRERRKARAGDLSGGQQQMLEMGRALLLQPKLILLDEPTLGLAPLVFREIFRIIEGLRREGQTILMVEQNAAKALEISDYAYVLELGRNRYEGSGEAIRNDERVKRLYLGR; translated from the coding sequence ATGGCGCTGCTGGAGGTGCGCGACCTCCACGCCGGCTACGGCAAGATGGAGATCCTCCACGGCGTCAGTCTCGCGGTGGAGGCGGGACAGGTCGTCTCCATCATCGGGCCCAACGGGGCCGGCAAGTCCACGGTCTTCAGGACCGTCTTCGGGCTGCTGCCGGCGCGGCGGGGGCGCGTGCTGTTCGCGGGGGCCGAGGTGACGAATCGCCCCCCCGAGGCGCTCCTCCGCCAGGGGATGGCCTTCGTGCCCCAGGGACGCAACGTCTTTCCCCTGATGACGGTGGAACAGAATCTCCTCCTGGGCGCCTACATCCGCCGGCGCTCGCCCGAGCTCCTGGACGCGGTCGAGCGGGTGTACGGGACCTTCCCCGTCCTGCGCGAGAGGCGGAAGGCGCGGGCGGGAGACCTGTCCGGCGGCCAGCAGCAGATGCTGGAGATGGGCCGGGCACTCCTGCTCCAGCCCAAGCTGATCCTCCTCGACGAGCCGACCCTGGGCCTGGCGCCGCTGGTGTTCAGGGAAATCTTCCGGATCATCGAAGGCCTGCGGCGAGAGGGCCAGACCATCCTCATGGTGGAGCAGAACGCGGCCAAGGCGCTGGAGATCTCGGACTACGCCTACGTCCTGGAGCTGGGACGAAACCGCTACGAGGGGTCGGGGGAGGCCATCCGGAACGACGAGCGGGTGAAGCGCCTCTACCTGGGGCGCTGA
- a CDS encoding ester cyclase, which yields MARRAATRANPAAHRLKTIRDHIRQESTQDIDGLLAGMTKDCSTIVMCAPRPYIGPKAVERRYREQWTGFPDFKVRIRRIIAMGPKYAVTENEWTGTHLGPFMGREPTGKRVRVRTAVIWEFRGDKLRGEYIYFDLATVLRQMGALPR from the coding sequence ATGGCCCGACGCGCCGCGACCCGCGCGAATCCGGCCGCGCATCGTCTGAAGACGATCCGCGATCACATCCGGCAGGAGAGCACGCAGGACATCGATGGCCTGCTGGCCGGCATGACCAAGGATTGCTCCACGATCGTCATGTGCGCGCCCCGGCCTTACATCGGTCCCAAGGCCGTGGAGCGGCGCTATCGCGAGCAGTGGACGGGCTTCCCCGATTTCAAGGTCCGGATCCGGCGCATCATCGCCATGGGGCCGAAGTACGCGGTGACCGAGAACGAGTGGACCGGCACGCACCTCGGCCCCTTCATGGGGAGAGAGCCGACCGGCAAGCGGGTCCGGGTGCGGACGGCCGTCATCTGGGAATTCAGGGGCGACAAACTCCGCGGAGAGTACATCTACTTCGACCTGGCGACCGTGCTGCGCCAGATGGGAGCGCTCCCCAGGTAG
- a CDS encoding Nif3-like dinuclear metal center hexameric protein → MTHTVRDVLHALHRISRGRVVVEAADLLFSNNACVVTKTSHIPGKAVTELPGLVVGRLDDAVGKVGLVMSLTENFIELAGALEIDVLIVHHPVADAASSGGVLLRDYLDLYGISLFEFHEAFHGTHPGVSYLHGFVAKTIYTSYLGNPGVNVYVGEVLPGIHTLGDMCGRVERLMNVREEDEMLLAERRVRNDHQLEETLVRTKVEILLGSKDSPVSRVVQFAPHSGFNPALLEQILRSHPDIDTLIAAKGRLRRDHPLVRKAKTLGLNVLNGNSHGYEIYENWMPLAAALESLLPGIPLYLLRERVTATLTTGVGTPELREYARLMADTHLLTSKAPK, encoded by the coding sequence ATGACGCACACGGTACGCGACGTGCTGCACGCGCTGCACCGGATCTCTCGTGGTCGGGTCGTCGTCGAGGCCGCTGATCTCCTGTTCAGCAACAATGCCTGCGTCGTGACGAAGACCTCGCACATCCCGGGCAAGGCGGTGACCGAGCTGCCCGGCCTGGTGGTGGGCCGACTCGATGACGCCGTCGGCAAGGTCGGCCTGGTCATGTCCCTGACGGAGAACTTCATCGAGCTCGCCGGCGCGCTCGAGATCGACGTCCTGATCGTCCATCATCCGGTCGCCGATGCGGCCAGCTCCGGCGGCGTGCTCCTGCGCGACTATCTCGATCTCTATGGCATCTCCCTCTTCGAGTTCCACGAGGCCTTCCACGGGACTCACCCTGGCGTGTCCTACCTCCACGGCTTCGTCGCCAAGACGATCTACACCAGCTACCTGGGCAACCCGGGCGTCAACGTCTACGTCGGGGAGGTGCTGCCCGGCATCCACACGCTTGGCGACATGTGCGGCCGGGTCGAGCGGCTGATGAACGTGCGGGAAGAGGACGAGATGCTGCTCGCGGAGCGTCGCGTCCGCAACGACCACCAGCTCGAAGAGACGCTCGTGAGAACCAAGGTCGAGATCCTTTTAGGATCGAAGGACTCGCCGGTGTCCCGGGTGGTCCAGTTCGCGCCCCACTCGGGCTTCAATCCCGCGCTCCTCGAGCAGATTCTGCGAAGCCACCCGGACATCGACACCCTGATCGCGGCCAAGGGCCGGCTCCGGCGCGACCACCCGCTGGTCCGGAAGGCCAAAACGCTGGGACTGAACGTCCTCAACGGAAACTCGCACGGCTACGAGATCTACGAGAACTGGATGCCCCTCGCCGCGGCGCTCGAGTCGCTGCTGCCGGGGATTCCCCTCTATCTGCTCCGAGAACGGGTGACCGCGACGCTGACCACCGGGGTTGGGACTCCCGAGCTCCGGGAGTATGCCCGTCTGATGGCCGACACCCACCTGCTCACGAGCAAAGCCCCGAAATGA
- a CDS encoding ABC transporter permease, whose amino-acid sequence MGGSRDLVWDVALPAAAVALLLGAWQLIAVALDVPKWLLPSPVSILKAFWAWKATLGWHFVVTLYETVAGFALAVAVGVPLAVGMIYSRILHSALYPILAAVQSVPRSAIAPLLLVWFGAGELPKVIIVFLISFFPIVINTLTGMRQVEPDLLDLTASLCATKGQTVWQVRFPNAIPYAFSAFKMSITLSVVGAVIGEFVGADRGLGYMILIAASQLKTDVAFVCIGLLAFMGMGLFACVELVERLFLPWYTPEEREAHAQA is encoded by the coding sequence GTGGGCGGTAGCCGGGACCTCGTCTGGGACGTCGCGCTTCCGGCGGCCGCGGTCGCGCTGCTCCTCGGGGCATGGCAGCTCATCGCCGTCGCGCTCGACGTGCCGAAGTGGCTGCTCCCGTCGCCGGTGAGCATCCTGAAGGCATTCTGGGCCTGGAAGGCGACCCTCGGCTGGCACTTCGTCGTCACGCTCTACGAGACGGTGGCCGGGTTCGCGCTCGCGGTCGCCGTCGGCGTCCCGCTCGCGGTGGGCATGATCTACTCGCGGATCCTGCACAGCGCCCTGTACCCGATCCTGGCCGCGGTCCAGTCGGTCCCCCGCTCGGCCATCGCCCCGTTGCTCCTGGTCTGGTTCGGGGCCGGCGAGTTGCCGAAGGTCATCATCGTCTTCCTGATCTCTTTCTTCCCGATCGTCATCAACACGCTGACCGGCATGCGCCAGGTCGAGCCCGACCTGCTCGACCTCACGGCGTCACTGTGCGCCACCAAGGGGCAGACTGTCTGGCAGGTGCGCTTCCCCAATGCCATCCCGTATGCCTTCAGTGCGTTCAAGATGTCCATCACGCTGTCGGTGGTCGGGGCGGTGATCGGCGAGTTCGTGGGGGCGGACCGGGGCCTGGGCTACATGATCCTCATCGCTGCCTCCCAGCTCAAGACAGACGTGGCCTTCGTGTGTATCGGTCTCCTGGCGTTCATGGGCATGGGGCTCTTCGCGTGCGTGGAGCTCGTGGAGCGCCTGTTCCTGCCCTGGTACACGCCGGAGGAGCGGGAGGCGCATGCCCAGGCCTGA